TGCCGAAAAACTGCTGGCCAATATGGCGATGTACGGCAGCGGTATTGCGCGCCAGAATTATCAGTCGGAGACCGCCACGCTGAACAATATGCTGAACGATTTCGCCAGCAAACCCGAACTGGCCGCGGCTGTCACCGCCTTCAGCCTGCAGCCCTGGCTCGACGAGCTGCAGGATGCTAACACCCAGTTTAATGACGAATACCTCACCCGCACGCAGGAGTACGGCGCCGCCAATCCGGAGACCATCAAGTCGAAAAGGGAGCAGGTCAACGAGGCCTATTATGCCCTGCGCGACCGCATCGATGCGCTGCACACCCTTGTAGAAACGCCGCCATCGCCTTATACCACGGTGATCAATCAGCTAAACGCCCTCACCGATCAGTACAATGCATTGCTGCTGCACCGCGTAGCGCCGCCGGAAACGCCTGTGGGGCCAACGGAATAAGCCTTAAGCAATAGGCTAATAAGCAATAAGCCTTAAGCCATACGCCATCGGCCAACAGCAGTTTCAAACATGGGATTGCCGCGCTTCACTTCGTTCCGCTCGCAATGACTTTGTGTCTTTGTGGTTAAAAGCCAGCAGCCAGCAGCCATAAGCCCTACGCCATCAATTTTCATTAACTTTAAGGCTTAAACTAATTCAAAACTCAAAATTCAAAATTCAAAATTCAAAATCTCTTATGAAATACACACAACCTATGCTGCGCGAAGGAGCTCTCAAAGATAAAGTAGCCATTGTAACCGGTGGCGGCAGCGGCCTCGGCAAAGCCATGACCAAATATTTCCTCGAGCTCGGCGCGAAAGTGGTCATTACCTCCCGAAATCTGGAGAAACTGCAGGCCACCGCCAAAGAACTTAAGGATGAATTGCGAAGCAATCGTGAATTCCAAAACAAAAATGAAAAAGATAATGAACAAACGGGCGGAAAAGTGCTTTGCGTGCAATGCGATGTAAGAAACTGGGATGAAGTAGAAGCCATGAAAGAAGCGGCGATCAAAGAATTCGGGCAGATTGATATTCTGCTGAACAATGCGGCCGGCAACTTCATTTCGCCTACCGAAAGACTCACGCATTCCGCATTTGATTCGATTCTGGATATTGTGCTTAAAGGAACAAAAAACTGTACGCTGTCTGTAGGTAAATATTGGATCGACAATAAAATCCCGGGAACGGTTTTAAATATTGTCACGACTTATTCCTGGACGGGTTCGGCATACGTGGTGCCGTCAGCCTGCGCGAAAGCCGGCGTGCTCGCCATGACCAGAAGTTTAGCGGTGGAATGGGCGAAATACAGAATCCGTTTCAATGCCATCGCGCCGGGACCATTCCCGACAAAAGGTGCGTGGGACCGGCTGTTGCCGGGCGACCTGCAGGAAAAATTCGATATGAGGAAGAAAGTACCGCTCAGAAGAGTTGGCGAACATCAGGAGCTGGCCAATCTGGCGGCGTATCTGGTTTCAGATTATTCGGCGTACATGAACGGCGAAGTAGTGACCATCGATGGAGGCGAATGGCTTCAGGGCGCGGGAGAATTCAATATGCTGGAAGAGATTCCACAAGAAATGTGGGATATGCTGGAGGCGATGATCAAGGCGAAGAAAAGTCATTAGGTCTCCATAACAAACGCTCTGGGAAACCAGAGCGTTTATCACTTTTAATTTCCCCTGTATGTAGAATATCCGAAGGCAGACAGGGTAATCGGCACATGATAATGGCTGTCATCCTTTATCTGGAACACCACATCAATGAAGGGGTAAAAACTTTCCTTACCGTCTTTTTTAAAATACTCGCTGGTGTAAAATGTTAATTTATAAATTCCAAGATTTGATTTTTCTGAACTTAAGAAATCTCCAATCCGTCCGTTAAGGTCTGTTTTCTTTTGGTCTACAAACGACCACGCCTTGGTCTGCTCGTCATATTTTTCTAATTTAATTGAAATGTCCTTTGCTGGTGAGCCTTTTGAAATATCTAAAATATGAGTTGATAGCTGGTGCTTGCTTTTTTGCCCGAACGCCAGGGTGGTGATTAGACATAAAAATACGGTGTAAATTAATTTTTCCATTGTTATATTTATTAAATGTTCGCTTTTGTTGTATTGCTGCTAAAGCATAATCCATCAAAAGTGATGGCTTTTGCTTGTATGGGCGCACTATACCAAATGTCAGGCCTTTTCATGTCTTGTAAGCTAATATTCAGAATAAGTTTTTGCAAATTTCTGAACAACAAAAAAACGCCCTGAAAATCAGAGCGTTAATTCAAAATTTGTAGACCCACAGGGAGTATTTGTTCAAACCAATAAAGCAATATAAGTCATCATTTTGCTGACAGTAAGTAAGTTATATAATTTCATAAAACCATAAGGCATCGTATAAACCATTAAACAATCACTAATTTAGTCCCTGATTTTAGAAGTGGGGACTAAACAGACTCAGATCCAAACCCGCACAACATTAATTACTGACGCCTGGCAACAGCCTGCGGAATTTCCTCTATAAATGTCATTTGGGGTGATATATAAAAACTTGATGCTCATCTTTTAGCAACGTGACCAATGCGAAATAAATCTAAATTCACTAGTTTGAATTTGGGTAATTTTAGTATAAAAACGACCTCTTTGTAATGGTGTCGCATGCAGACCATTGAAGAAAATCTGGTAGGCAATCGTCATGGTGGTATGTCCGCCGGCACATAGGAATATTGCTGTGCGCGATGGCGAAAGTGAATAATGCTGCTATATCATTCCGCGGAGAAACAGTATTTTATTTGATAATTTATGTGATCAACTATTAGATTTCTGCACCATTTTTCTGCGTACAGTGAAGGGGTGCCGAGGAATTGTTGCTCTTAAATTGGAAGTAACCTTCTAGATTATAATCCCGCTGGCATGAGGGGCACTATACGCAACACTTAAATTTTTACCCCAGAACGAAAAAAACGGACCGAAGCCCGCTTTGTTTAAAATTTCATTTTCTGAATTCTTACTGCATTTAATATGGCAAGAAGAGCTACACCCACATCGGCGAATACAGCTTCCCACATTGTGGCTAAACCGCCCGCTCCTAAAACGAGAACAATGGCTTTTACTCCAAATGCCAATGCAATATTCTGCCACACAATTTTTTTAGTCTGCTTCCCAATATTAATGGCCATCGGGATCTTGGAAGGTTTATCGTCCTGAATTACTACATCGGCAGTTTCAATGGTTGCGTCGCTACCTAGACCGCCCATCGCTATTCCCACATCGCTTAATGCCACTACGGGTGCATCATTAACCCCGTCTCCGACAAAGGCCACGGTTTCGTTGCGCGATTTTATTTCTTTGACTTTATTCACTTTATCCTCCGGCAACAAGTCGCCAAAGGCATTTTGAATACCCAGTTTTTCGGCGACCGCTTTCACCACGGTTGATTTATCGCCGCTCAACATGGTCACTTTTACTCCTAAACTCTTCAGTTTCTTTACTGTTTCCGCTGCATCTTCCTTGATGCTGTCGGCAATGGTAATGTATCCTGCAAATTTTCCTTCATATGCAATGGCAATCAAGGTTTCTACTATATCATCAGGGTTAATATCGTACTGGATACCGAATTTATCCATGAGTTTGAAGTTCCCCACGAGTAACTGTTTTCCCTGATAATCCCCTTTCAAACCATGCCCGGCAATCTCTTCGATGTTGTTGATTACAACATTGTGATCAGGCTCTCCGAGGTGTTCATGAATGGCCGTCGCGACGGGATGAGTGGATGAATTTTCAATAACATTTACCATCCTAAGAATTGAATCTTTGTCGAGTTCGGGCTGCATGTTGACTGACTGTACTTTGAAGACCCCTTCCGTCATGGTTCCGGTTTTGTCCATGACCACATTTTTAATGTCTGCGATAACGTCAAGGAAATTGCTTCCTTTAAATAAAATTCCGTTCCGGCTTGCTGCACCGATGCCGCCAAAGTAACCGAGCGGAATGCTGATAACCAATGCGCAAGGACAGGAGATTACCAGAAAAATCAGGGCGCGGTATAACCAATCTCTAAAAATGTAATCCTCTACAAAGAAGTAAGGCAACAAGCAGATTGCCACCGCGAGGAATACCACTATCGGTGTATAAATGCGGGCAAATTTCCTGATGAACAATTCTGTGGGTGCTTTCTGTGCCGTCGCGTTTTGTACCAGTTCCAGAATCTTGGAAAGTTTTGAATCTGCATAAGGTGTATTTACTCTCACCTGTGCAACGGTATTCAGGTTGATCATTCCGGCAAGAACAGTATCGCCTTTCTGCTTAGTATCGGGCTTGCTTTCCCCGGTTAGTGCCGAGGTATTAAAGGAAGCGCTATCGGAGATCAACACCCCATCGAGGGCCAATTTTTCGCCGGGTTTGAGCTGAATGAGGGAATCGAGTCCCACTTCAGCAGCTTTAACGGTTTGGGGTCGATTGTCGACTAAAATCGTGACTTCATCGGGGCGCTGATCCAGCAGTTTAGCGATATTCCCCTTGGCACGCTGAACGGCTAAAGTCTGAAAGACTTCGCCAACTGAATAGAAAAGCATGACCGCCACCCCTTCAGGATATTCGCCAATTGCGAACGCCCCAATAGTAGCTATAGACATCAGGAAAAACTCCGAAAACACATCACCCTTCCGGATACTTTCAATCGCTTCCTTAAGAACCGGCAAACCTACCGGAAGATATGCCGCCGCATACCAGCCAATACGTACCCAGTCCTTGAACCAAGATTGAGGGATTAAATAATCCATCGCCAATCCGGTCATCAAAATCACGAATGAAATAATTGCAGGCAGAAAAAGCTGAAAGGTTGATTTTTCCTGTTTAGAATGATCGTGTCCATCTTCATCGGCATGTTCAGCAGCATGGTTTGAGCCGTCATCAGTGGGATGCTTTTCAGTATCGGGAGTCATTTTCTTTATTGGGGCATAGACTTTATCGGTCGTTGCGCAACAACCGTCTTCGACTAATTTTTCAGCCCCCGCATTTTTATATATTTTCCCTTCCTGAGGCGTGCAGCACAGCTGATTGCCATTTTCGTCGTAGGTATGAATATGTGATTTATTATTTGCCATAAGTTTTATTTTAAATGATGAGTTTGAGTAATTTTGATTATGGATTTTTTAATGGCCGTGCCCTTCTTCTCCTTTGTTATTTAATTTAGCTAAAATGAAGAAGGCATTTTTAGTTACTATTTTAGCATTTGGGTCTATGGGTTTCAAGGGGGTAATTTGTGTATAGCCCAAATCAGTAACTCCCTTAGCCACAGGAATTTTTTCAAAACTTATTTCCTTTTCTTCCACCGTTTTTTTGTTATCTCCCTCTTTGTCATCCTTGTTTTGCATAATAAAGATAAAATCCTGGCCCTTATCATTAACGATGGCGTCCGTAGGAACCGAGGCTGCAGTTTGGTTATCCAGACTGATAACGGCGGTTACATTCATGCCATCAATGAGACCCACGCGGTCCCCTATGACCTGTGCGTGAACAGGAACAGTTTTGCTTTCTCCTTCAAAGGCAGTACCGATTGAAGTTATTTTTGCATCATACTCTTTACCGGGACTGTTGGTTAGTGTAAAATGAATGGTTTGTCCCGGCTGTACTTTACCCAAGTCTTTTTCATATACATAGATATCTAAATGCAGGGCTGAGTTGCTTACAATTTCGGCAATTGGCGAAGCCATGTCTACATTACTCCCGATTTGCGCAATCACTTTACTTACCGTTCCGCTGATGGGCGCGCGCACCGCAAGGGACGAACTGTAACCCTGAGCTGCACCGATGCTGCCTAGCTGTTTCTGCAGTCCGGAGCGCTGGCTTCGTAATGTTGCAAGATCTGTCTGTGCCTGCTGAAATTTCTTTAACGGTGCGGCATTTCCTTTATAAAGCTGCTGGGCACGCGTTACCTCCAGCTCTGCCATCCTGATTTGGCCATTCACCTGCTGCAGCTGCTGCTGCATCACGATTAAATCGGGATTTGATATCGTTGCTATAACTTTTCCCCGCGACACATAACTTCCAGGCTGGACATACAATGAGCGCACTATACCGCTGTATGAGGGCGTGACAAATGCCTTATTCTGATTCGGCACGGTTAGCATACCGCTCACCTTGATGGTATTGGAAAGCTCCTTACTTTCGATACTGCCCATCTGGATGCCTACAGTTTTTATCTGTTCTTCGGTGAAATGTGCCACATTAGGATCTTCGTGCTCATCGGGCTTCTCTACTGCAGTTGCTTCTTTGGTTTCAGTGACTTCTGATTCTTTTTTGCATCCTGTCAACAAGACAGAGACCGCAAAAATTAGGGTGATATATTTTTTCATGTTATATTCTCTTTTGGATCCTTAATTTTTAATATAGTAGTTATATTGTATTACTGCCATGTTGTATTCGTTCAGTGCAATCAAATAGTTTTTTCTAATGTCTATAGCTTGGGTGAAAAACTGGTGCATTTCAGAAAACCCTATTTCCCCAGCTTTGTAACTCAGCATTGCCGCATCAAAAATTTGGTCTGCCTGTTGTAAACCTATGCCTTCATAATATTTAAGCATTTCAGCAGCTTTCAGAATTTCAGTATAGCTGGAGCGGGTTTGTGCCGCGAACTGATTTTCCTGATAGCGCAGCTGAGATTGTTGAATTTCGACCTCGGCTTCTGCAGACTGCAATTTGGCTTTGTAAGCAGTCTTTCCAAAAATGGGAAATTCTACAGCTACTGAAAAGCCTGTTATGGGATCCTTCATTCCGTATAATCTCTGGGAAAATATTCTTCCCGAAAAGTCAGGTTTGTTCTGCATTTTCTGAACCTCTATATTCGCCCTTGCTATTTCTATATTCTGCTGCTGCAGAGCCAATGAGGGATGAAAACTGTCTGATGGTAAATCTTCCAAATCCAATTTCTGCAAGTTTGTGTCTTCCGGCAAGTATAGCACCTGACTATTAAGAAACAGACTGAGTTGTTGCTGCTGTGCCGAAATATTCTGTTCGTTTTGCTGTCTCTGAGCCTGGAGCTCTTTCATCCGTGCCTCCGCAGCAATGTTTTCGAGACCAGCAGCTTCGCCGGTTTTGAAACGAAGATTTGCTGCTTTGTACATGGACGTATAATACTCATCAAGTTTTTGGTAGAGTTTACCCACATCCTGAAGGTACCATAGCTGGTAAAAAGCGGTATTTACTTCCCTTTTTATCACTGCGTCCAACATGTTTTTGTTCAGTTGGTGAAATTTCAGCTGCTCCTCGAAATATTTTCTTTTCGCCTTATATAACCCGGGCCACTGGATGGACTGCTGTATGCCAATTTTAAAATCGCCGTCCGGATCACTTGGTCTCATATCGTCGTTTTCCACGAAGATGCCGGTCTTAGGGATTTCACGTGCGGTTTTAGTTTCCAGTAAAGCTTTAGTTACCTGGGCAGTGTTTACAGAGTACTGTAGATTATTATCTAACGCTATATTTACCGCGTCATTTGGTGAAATTCTTTCCTGCGCACTGAGTGCACCTACGGAAGAGCACAGTAAAATTATTAGCGCTAAAAACGATTTGTTTTTACTATTTCTCAATTTGTTTTTGATTTGATTCTTAGAATTAAATATGATATACAGTAGAGGAAGGACAAATAAGGTAAGGAAGGTTGCTGTTACGAGACCTCCAATTACCACGGTTGCCAGCGGTCTCTGTACTTCTGCGCCGCTACCATTTGAAAAAGCCATAGGAAAGAATCCGAATGATGCGACTGCCGCCGTCATCAACACAGGACGAAGCCTGGTGGTTGTACCCTGAATGACTCTCCTGATAATATTGTTAACGCCGGATTTCTGTAGATCCTTGAAGGTACTGACTAAAACAATTCCATTAAGTACTGCTACCCCGAATAGCGCAATGAAGCCGACTCCCGCTGAAATACTGAAAGGCATATCCCTAATCAGCAGTGCAAAGACCCCACCGATAGCACTCA
This DNA window, taken from Chryseobacterium sp. 6424, encodes the following:
- a CDS encoding SDR family oxidoreductase, producing MKYTQPMLREGALKDKVAIVTGGGSGLGKAMTKYFLELGAKVVITSRNLEKLQATAKELKDELRSNREFQNKNEKDNEQTGGKVLCVQCDVRNWDEVEAMKEAAIKEFGQIDILLNNAAGNFISPTERLTHSAFDSILDIVLKGTKNCTLSVGKYWIDNKIPGTVLNIVTTYSWTGSAYVVPSACAKAGVLAMTRSLAVEWAKYRIRFNAIAPGPFPTKGAWDRLLPGDLQEKFDMRKKVPLRRVGEHQELANLAAYLVSDYSAYMNGEVVTIDGGEWLQGAGEFNMLEEIPQEMWDMLEAMIKAKKSH
- the uraH gene encoding hydroxyisourate hydrolase yields the protein MEKLIYTVFLCLITTLAFGQKSKHQLSTHILDISKGSPAKDISIKLEKYDEQTKAWSFVDQKKTDLNGRIGDFLSSEKSNLGIYKLTFYTSEYFKKDGKESFYPFIDVVFQIKDDSHYHVPITLSAFGYSTYRGN
- a CDS encoding heavy metal translocating P-type ATPase; the encoded protein is MANNKSHIHTYDENGNQLCCTPQEGKIYKNAGAEKLVEDGCCATTDKVYAPIKKMTPDTEKHPTDDGSNHAAEHADEDGHDHSKQEKSTFQLFLPAIISFVILMTGLAMDYLIPQSWFKDWVRIGWYAAAYLPVGLPVLKEAIESIRKGDVFSEFFLMSIATIGAFAIGEYPEGVAVMLFYSVGEVFQTLAVQRAKGNIAKLLDQRPDEVTILVDNRPQTVKAAEVGLDSLIQLKPGEKLALDGVLISDSASFNTSALTGESKPDTKQKGDTVLAGMINLNTVAQVRVNTPYADSKLSKILELVQNATAQKAPTELFIRKFARIYTPIVVFLAVAICLLPYFFVEDYIFRDWLYRALIFLVISCPCALVISIPLGYFGGIGAASRNGILFKGSNFLDVIADIKNVVMDKTGTMTEGVFKVQSVNMQPELDKDSILRMVNVIENSSTHPVATAIHEHLGEPDHNVVINNIEEIAGHGLKGDYQGKQLLVGNFKLMDKFGIQYDINPDDIVETLIAIAYEGKFAGYITIADSIKEDAAETVKKLKSLGVKVTMLSGDKSTVVKAVAEKLGIQNAFGDLLPEDKVNKVKEIKSRNETVAFVGDGVNDAPVVALSDVGIAMGGLGSDATIETADVVIQDDKPSKIPMAINIGKQTKKIVWQNIALAFGVKAIVLVLGAGGLATMWEAVFADVGVALLAILNAVRIQKMKF
- a CDS encoding efflux RND transporter periplasmic adaptor subunit, with product MKKYITLIFAVSVLLTGCKKESEVTETKEATAVEKPDEHEDPNVAHFTEEQIKTVGIQMGSIESKELSNTIKVSGMLTVPNQNKAFVTPSYSGIVRSLYVQPGSYVSRGKVIATISNPDLIVMQQQLQQVNGQIRMAELEVTRAQQLYKGNAAPLKKFQQAQTDLATLRSQRSGLQKQLGSIGAAQGYSSSLAVRAPISGTVSKVIAQIGSNVDMASPIAEIVSNSALHLDIYVYEKDLGKVQPGQTIHFTLTNSPGKEYDAKITSIGTAFEGESKTVPVHAQVIGDRVGLIDGMNVTAVISLDNQTAASVPTDAIVNDKGQDFIFIMQNKDDKEGDNKKTVEEKEISFEKIPVAKGVTDLGYTQITPLKPIDPNAKIVTKNAFFILAKLNNKGEEGHGH